A single window of Channa argus isolate prfri chromosome 10, Channa argus male v1.0, whole genome shotgun sequence DNA harbors:
- the npm1b gene encoding nucleophosmin 1b, which yields MEDDISDLSRPQMYLFGCTLKSDKREFKVDVDDDDTEQQLSLKAVCLGAEAEDKFHVVEIEGLTYDGKTRKVPLVVLKPSVLPSMSLGGFEITPPVTFRLQSGSGPVHISGQHFVSVKDSEDEEEENNTSPVKRPASLMSGKKPLLKKLKMDSDDDNEEDSDEDDEDDEDDGSEENDMKPQKVVEKDLKKSPESLVKKPNKTPVKPKDLAGKSPGSAVKPQIKTPFPGKDKSQAGPSKSPSLTEIKSKFSTAAKEGKPLPKTEQKFENFVRSSFKITDKKVVKDLWSFVQTLKDEKK from the exons ATGGAGGACGATATTTCAGATTTGAGCAGACCACAAATGTACTTGTTTG GTTGCACTCTCAAATCGGACAAACGGGAGTTCAAAGTTGACGTAGACGACGATGATACGGAGCAACAGCTGTCACTCAAAGCA GTGTGTCTGGGAGCTGAGGCTGAGGACAAGTTCCACGTGGTGGAAATTGAGGGCCTCACTTATGATGGAAAAACAAGGAAAGTGCCACTGGTTGTCCTGAAGCCATCTGTCCTGCCCTCT ATGAGTTTAGGTGGATTTGAGATCACTCCTCCAGTTACCTTCCGTCTCCAGTCCGGCTCTGGACCAGTTCACATAAGTGGACAGCACTTTGTTA GTGTGAAGGATtcagaggatgaagaagaggagaacaACACGTCACCAGTAAAACGACCCGCAAGCCTCATGTCAGGAAAAAAACCGCTGTTG aaaaaactaaagatgGATTCTGATGACGACAATGAAGAAGACAGTGATGAAGATGAcga GGACGATGAAGACGACGGCAGTGAGGAAAATGATATGAAGCCTCAGAAGGTTGTTGAAAAAGACCTCAAAAAA AGTCCTGAGTCTTTAGTCAAGAAGCCCAACAAGACTCCTGTGAAACCAAAAGACCTTGCAGGCAAATCACCAGGATCAGCAGTCAAACCACAGATTAAG accccTTTCCCAGGCAAAGACAAATCCCAGGCTGGCCCATCTAAATCTCCCTCTCTGACTGAGATTAAGAGCAAGTTTTCAACGGCGGCCAAGGAG GGAAAGCCGCTACCAAAGACGGAGCAGAAGTTTGAGAATTTTGTGAGAAGTTCTTTTAAAATCACAGACAAGAAA GTGGTCAAGGACCTCTGGAGTTTTGTACAAACGCTGAAGGATGAGAAGAAGTAA
- the tlx2 gene encoding T-cell leukemia homeobox protein 2 isoform X2: protein MEHTGIEEVNQTHQQQHEPISFGIDQILNSSDQSSGCMLPNRTGDPDYALAPNVYSNGYNSVYNPACSMAAAAGLAGSYNVNMNMNVSMNMNMNVNVNSGNAGGVIRVPAHRPMPPPPPPPAAAAPHPPPSTHPPGIGHGIPSVPGMGMGNAANFTFPWMESSRRFAKDRLTGEQAEESRAGEATGGPGATGSLCPLPKGDIGRVPVWSTVETLAKCYYPELAHLRDGNGLLADYPFPKGACPAALSPFSVTRRIGHPYQNRTPPKRKKPRTSFSRVQICELEKRFHRQKYLASAERATLAKALKMTDAQVKTWFQNRRTKWRRQTAEEREAERQQANRLMLQLQQEAFQKTLSQPLQPDPLCLHNSSLYALQNLQPWAEDNKLSV from the exons ATGGAGCACACCGGGATCGAGGAGGTGAACCAGAcgcaccagcagcagcatgagCCCATCAGCTTCGGGATCGACCAGATCCTTAACAGTTCGGATCAGTCCAGCGGCTGCATGCTGCCCAACCGGACCGGAGACCCGGATTACGCGCTGGCCCCCAACGTCTACAGCAATGGGTACAACAGCGTCTACAACCCGGCCTGCTCTATGGCGGCGGCGGCGGGTCTGGCCGGCTCCTACAACGtcaacatgaacatgaacgtcagtatgaacatgaacatgaatgtCAATGTGAACTCGGGAAACGCCGGTGGAGTGATCCGGGTGCCGGCGCACAGACCCATGCCGCCTCCGCCCCCGCCGCCCGCCGCTGCCGCGCCGCACCCGCCCCCTTCGACGCATCCGCCCGGCATCGGACACGGCATCCCCTCGGTGCCCGGGATGGGGATGGGGAATGCGGCGAACTTCACCTTCCCGTGGATGGAGAGCAGTAGGCGGTTTGCCAAGGACAGAttaacag GGGAGCAGGCAGAGGAGAGCCGAGCAGGAGAGGCCACAGGGGGGCCGGGGGCCACCGGGTCCCTCTGTCCGCTCCCCAAAGGAGACATCGGCAGGGTCCCTGTCTGGAGCACTGTGGAGACATTAGCCAAGTGCTATTACCCAGAGCTCGCTCACCTGCGAGACGGCAATGGCCTTCTAGCAGACTATCCTTTCCCTAAGGGGGCTTGCCCAG CTGCTCTCTCACCCTTCTCCGTGACCCGTCGCATCGGCCACCCGTACCAGAACCGGACGCCGCCCAAGAGGAAAAAACCCCGCACCTCCTTCAGCAGGGTGCAGATCTGTGAGCTGGAGAAACGCTTTCACCGGCAGAAGTACCTGGCGTCGGCCGAACGCGCCACCTTGGCCAAGGCCCTGAAAATGACGGACGCACAAGTGAAGACCTGGTTTCAAAACAGACGGACAAAATGGCG GAGACAGactgcagaggagagagaggccGAGAGGCAGCAAGCCAACCgactgatgctgcagcttcaGCAGGAAGCTTTCCAGAAGACGTTGAGCCAGCCTCTACAGCCAGACCCGCTCTGCCTACACAACTCCTCCCTGTACGCTCTGCAGAACCTGCAGCCCTGGGCAGAAGACAATAAG CTGTCGGTCTAA
- the tlx2 gene encoding T-cell leukemia homeobox protein 2 isoform X3: MEHTGIEEVNQTHQQQHEPISFGIDQILNSSDQSSGCMLPNRTGDPDYALAPNVYSNGYNSVYNPACSMAAAAGLAGSYNVNMNMNVSMNMNMNVNVNSGNAGGVIRVPAHRPMPPPPPPPAAAAPHPPPSTHPPGIGHGIPSVPGMGMGNAANFTFPWMESSRRFAKDRLTAALSPFSVTRRIGHPYQNRTPPKRKKPRTSFSRVQICELEKRFHRQKYLASAERATLAKALKMTDAQVKTWFQNRRTKWRRQTAEEREAERQQANRLMLQLQQEAFQKTLSQPLQPDPLCLHNSSLYALQNLQPWAEDNKVTSVTSVASVV, encoded by the exons ATGGAGCACACCGGGATCGAGGAGGTGAACCAGAcgcaccagcagcagcatgagCCCATCAGCTTCGGGATCGACCAGATCCTTAACAGTTCGGATCAGTCCAGCGGCTGCATGCTGCCCAACCGGACCGGAGACCCGGATTACGCGCTGGCCCCCAACGTCTACAGCAATGGGTACAACAGCGTCTACAACCCGGCCTGCTCTATGGCGGCGGCGGCGGGTCTGGCCGGCTCCTACAACGtcaacatgaacatgaacgtcagtatgaacatgaacatgaatgtCAATGTGAACTCGGGAAACGCCGGTGGAGTGATCCGGGTGCCGGCGCACAGACCCATGCCGCCTCCGCCCCCGCCGCCCGCCGCTGCCGCGCCGCACCCGCCCCCTTCGACGCATCCGCCCGGCATCGGACACGGCATCCCCTCGGTGCCCGGGATGGGGATGGGGAATGCGGCGAACTTCACCTTCCCGTGGATGGAGAGCAGTAGGCGGTTTGCCAAGGACAGAttaacag CTGCTCTCTCACCCTTCTCCGTGACCCGTCGCATCGGCCACCCGTACCAGAACCGGACGCCGCCCAAGAGGAAAAAACCCCGCACCTCCTTCAGCAGGGTGCAGATCTGTGAGCTGGAGAAACGCTTTCACCGGCAGAAGTACCTGGCGTCGGCCGAACGCGCCACCTTGGCCAAGGCCCTGAAAATGACGGACGCACAAGTGAAGACCTGGTTTCAAAACAGACGGACAAAATGGCG GAGACAGactgcagaggagagagaggccGAGAGGCAGCAAGCCAACCgactgatgctgcagcttcaGCAGGAAGCTTTCCAGAAGACGTTGAGCCAGCCTCTACAGCCAGACCCGCTCTGCCTACACAACTCCTCCCTGTACGCTCTGCAGAACCTGCAGCCCTGGGCAGAAGACAATAAGGTGACCTCCGTCACCTCAGTGGCATCTGtagtgtga
- the tlx2 gene encoding T-cell leukemia homeobox protein 2 isoform X1 codes for MEHTGIEEVNQTHQQQHEPISFGIDQILNSSDQSSGCMLPNRTGDPDYALAPNVYSNGYNSVYNPACSMAAAAGLAGSYNVNMNMNVSMNMNMNVNVNSGNAGGVIRVPAHRPMPPPPPPPAAAAPHPPPSTHPPGIGHGIPSVPGMGMGNAANFTFPWMESSRRFAKDRLTGEQAEESRAGEATGGPGATGSLCPLPKGDIGRVPVWSTVETLAKCYYPELAHLRDGNGLLADYPFPKGACPAALSPFSVTRRIGHPYQNRTPPKRKKPRTSFSRVQICELEKRFHRQKYLASAERATLAKALKMTDAQVKTWFQNRRTKWRRQTAEEREAERQQANRLMLQLQQEAFQKTLSQPLQPDPLCLHNSSLYALQNLQPWAEDNKVTSVTSVASVV; via the exons ATGGAGCACACCGGGATCGAGGAGGTGAACCAGAcgcaccagcagcagcatgagCCCATCAGCTTCGGGATCGACCAGATCCTTAACAGTTCGGATCAGTCCAGCGGCTGCATGCTGCCCAACCGGACCGGAGACCCGGATTACGCGCTGGCCCCCAACGTCTACAGCAATGGGTACAACAGCGTCTACAACCCGGCCTGCTCTATGGCGGCGGCGGCGGGTCTGGCCGGCTCCTACAACGtcaacatgaacatgaacgtcagtatgaacatgaacatgaatgtCAATGTGAACTCGGGAAACGCCGGTGGAGTGATCCGGGTGCCGGCGCACAGACCCATGCCGCCTCCGCCCCCGCCGCCCGCCGCTGCCGCGCCGCACCCGCCCCCTTCGACGCATCCGCCCGGCATCGGACACGGCATCCCCTCGGTGCCCGGGATGGGGATGGGGAATGCGGCGAACTTCACCTTCCCGTGGATGGAGAGCAGTAGGCGGTTTGCCAAGGACAGAttaacag GGGAGCAGGCAGAGGAGAGCCGAGCAGGAGAGGCCACAGGGGGGCCGGGGGCCACCGGGTCCCTCTGTCCGCTCCCCAAAGGAGACATCGGCAGGGTCCCTGTCTGGAGCACTGTGGAGACATTAGCCAAGTGCTATTACCCAGAGCTCGCTCACCTGCGAGACGGCAATGGCCTTCTAGCAGACTATCCTTTCCCTAAGGGGGCTTGCCCAG CTGCTCTCTCACCCTTCTCCGTGACCCGTCGCATCGGCCACCCGTACCAGAACCGGACGCCGCCCAAGAGGAAAAAACCCCGCACCTCCTTCAGCAGGGTGCAGATCTGTGAGCTGGAGAAACGCTTTCACCGGCAGAAGTACCTGGCGTCGGCCGAACGCGCCACCTTGGCCAAGGCCCTGAAAATGACGGACGCACAAGTGAAGACCTGGTTTCAAAACAGACGGACAAAATGGCG GAGACAGactgcagaggagagagaggccGAGAGGCAGCAAGCCAACCgactgatgctgcagcttcaGCAGGAAGCTTTCCAGAAGACGTTGAGCCAGCCTCTACAGCCAGACCCGCTCTGCCTACACAACTCCTCCCTGTACGCTCTGCAGAACCTGCAGCCCTGGGCAGAAGACAATAAGGTGACCTCCGTCACCTCAGTGGCATCTGtagtgtga